In a single window of the Halomicroarcula saliterrae genome:
- a CDS encoding coiled-coil protein encodes MADSIDESKNVAVTEEDLENKSKGELIKLAGQLRDRRNELNQMASERASARDDLNAKTREKVDEAQEHREKRDELNEQVQEHKDKRNELNAEANKLFDKVDKVKNDLELDEGKSVDELTDEIEDLEFKQQTEVLSSEDEKELIEKIEAKREKLQNKKEKLDQSGDLEGLKEEAEEVRSEASKHHQKVTELADEAQKHHNEMIEAYREADEIRDDADEKHEEFVEAQEAADQHHEDFVRVQKRLRELDKKEEQQERSQREEKQEAAREEAEEIYQKFKEGETLDTEDLMKLQKAGKL; translated from the coding sequence ATGGCAGACTCGATAGACGAATCAAAAAACGTTGCAGTAACAGAAGAGGATCTTGAGAACAAATCGAAGGGCGAGCTCATCAAGCTCGCCGGTCAGCTGCGAGACCGGCGAAACGAGCTCAACCAGATGGCTTCCGAGCGTGCTAGCGCCCGCGACGACCTGAACGCGAAGACGCGCGAGAAGGTCGACGAGGCCCAAGAACACCGCGAGAAGCGCGACGAGCTCAACGAGCAGGTCCAGGAGCACAAGGACAAGCGCAACGAGCTCAACGCCGAGGCCAACAAGCTGTTCGACAAGGTCGACAAAGTCAAGAACGACCTCGAACTCGACGAGGGAAAATCGGTCGACGAACTCACGGACGAGATCGAAGATCTCGAGTTCAAACAGCAGACCGAGGTGCTCTCCTCCGAGGACGAGAAGGAGCTCATCGAGAAGATCGAGGCGAAACGCGAGAAGCTCCAGAACAAGAAAGAAAAGCTCGACCAGAGCGGCGATCTCGAGGGGCTCAAAGAGGAGGCCGAGGAGGTCCGCTCGGAGGCCTCGAAACACCACCAGAAGGTCACGGAGCTGGCCGACGAGGCCCAGAAACACCACAACGAGATGATCGAGGCCTACCGCGAGGCCGACGAGATCCGTGACGACGCCGACGAGAAACACGAGGAGTTCGTGGAGGCCCAGGAGGCCGCCGACCAGCACCACGAGGACTTCGTCCGCGTCCAGAAGCGCCTGCGCGAGCTCGACAAGAAAGAGGAGCAACAGGAGCGCTCCCAGCGCGAGGAGAAGCAGGAGGCCGCCCGCGAGGAGGCCGAGGAGATCTACCAGAAGTTCAAGGAAGGCGAAACCCTCGACACCGAGGACCTGATGAAGCTGCAGAAGGCCGGCAAGCTCTGA
- a CDS encoding hydrolase, producing MSLSWRGASVAPDEEMPSPETWEPVSVPGRPAQFAGADAVAYETTVADPRRGADEHAVLVLRGSYAQTRVWCNGEQLAASDRYVTPLRVRLPDAEEYRLLVECRRPEHRFGGLHDTDELPADRCVPGIWWDASIETYPDPFVHAMRARPRLTEEGAAVDVQAEVVTSEPIDDRLTFSLRPAGEVRGGGMMDRARVDTDAGERTVTHTIDVRDPTLWWPHDRGDQPRYVVRAKLGDAEHSLTTGLRSVTYDDGLRVNGERVRVRGVTLLDPTVEDVERALAANANLVRVRAQGLPPDVAEACDEYGLLLWQDLPLTGPGGFDMERGRELASAFTAHIGHHPSLACVAVHDEPVRPYADGLGSGLLDRLRFRFRAWRASYNEAPATSVADRVEGVPTFPVVGPPGIDPDAVTLYPGWQYGAVGDLSWLCDRYDVGEVVAGFGAGSLGSDETAAVHDSRVSGDSTASQTYQARIVQAVAEALRQRESEILLLDSLRDVGDAGMGVLTEDGTEKAAYATVTDSYQPTQVFLSDPTPGESDIVVCHDRPSGATVTVEWDHNGDRQQEERIIGEFGRVTVGSLTLEAGDELTLAAAVERQAVKNEYHIDGDI from the coding sequence GTCGCCGGAGACGTGGGAACCGGTGTCGGTCCCGGGACGGCCGGCACAGTTCGCCGGGGCCGACGCCGTCGCATACGAGACGACGGTCGCTGACCCGCGGCGTGGCGCCGACGAACACGCGGTGCTCGTTCTGCGGGGGAGTTACGCCCAGACACGCGTCTGGTGTAACGGCGAACAGCTCGCGGCCTCGGACCGCTACGTCACGCCGCTGCGCGTCCGGCTGCCCGACGCCGAGGAGTACCGGCTCCTGGTCGAGTGTCGGCGCCCCGAGCACCGCTTTGGCGGGCTCCACGACACCGACGAGCTGCCGGCCGACCGCTGCGTGCCGGGCATCTGGTGGGACGCGAGCATCGAGACCTACCCCGACCCGTTCGTGCACGCGATGCGTGCGCGACCGCGCCTCACCGAGGAGGGGGCCGCGGTCGACGTACAGGCCGAAGTCGTCACGAGCGAACCCATCGACGACCGGCTCACCTTCTCACTGCGGCCGGCGGGCGAAGTGCGGGGCGGCGGGATGATGGACCGCGCCCGCGTCGACACCGACGCCGGGGAACGCACCGTCACGCACACCATAGACGTGCGGGACCCGACGCTGTGGTGGCCCCACGACCGCGGCGACCAGCCCCGGTACGTGGTGCGGGCCAAACTCGGCGACGCCGAGCACTCCCTGACCACGGGGCTGCGCTCGGTCACGTACGACGACGGGCTCCGGGTCAACGGCGAGCGGGTCAGGGTCCGCGGGGTGACGCTACTGGACCCGACAGTCGAGGACGTCGAACGCGCGCTGGCGGCGAACGCGAACCTCGTCCGCGTTCGCGCCCAGGGCCTCCCACCGGACGTGGCCGAGGCGTGTGACGAATACGGCCTCCTCCTCTGGCAGGACCTTCCACTCACCGGCCCCGGTGGCTTCGATATGGAGCGCGGTCGCGAACTGGCGTCGGCGTTCACCGCCCACATCGGCCACCACCCGAGCCTCGCCTGTGTCGCGGTCCACGACGAACCCGTCCGGCCCTACGCCGACGGGCTCGGTTCGGGGCTGCTCGACCGGCTGCGCTTTCGCTTCCGGGCCTGGCGTGCGAGCTACAACGAGGCGCCCGCGACGTCGGTGGCCGACCGCGTCGAAGGGGTCCCCACCTTCCCCGTCGTCGGCCCGCCCGGTATCGACCCCGACGCTGTCACGCTGTATCCGGGTTGGCAGTACGGCGCGGTCGGCGACCTGTCGTGGCTCTGTGACCGGTACGACGTCGGCGAGGTGGTCGCCGGCTTCGGCGCCGGCTCGCTGGGGAGCGACGAGACGGCGGCGGTCCACGACAGCCGCGTCAGCGGCGACAGCACGGCCTCACAGACGTATCAGGCCCGAATCGTGCAGGCGGTCGCCGAGGCGCTCCGACAGCGGGAGAGCGAGATACTGCTGCTCGACAGCCTCCGGGACGTGGGCGACGCCGGGATGGGCGTGCTCACCGAAGACGGAACGGAAAAGGCGGCGTACGCGACGGTGACCGACAGCTACCAGCCGACACAGGTGTTCCTCTCGGACCCGACACCGGGCGAAAGCGACATCGTGGTGTGTCACGACCGCCCCTCGGGCGCGACGGTGACCGTCGAGTGGGACCACAACGGCGACCGGCAACAGGAGGAACGCATCATCGGCGAGTTCGGCAGAGTGACCGTCGGTTCGCTCACCCTCGAAGCCGGGGACGAACTGACGCTGGCCGCCGCCGTCGAGCGGCAGGCGGTGAAAAACGAGTACCACATCGACGGGGATATATAA
- a CDS encoding LysE family translocator yields MHPYVPLQSAGPLGLLPTVVGGVVFGLALAAPPGPMNAVIAEESAVRGWRAGLFAGLGAMVADLCFLLLSLVGVATVVTETPGLHRLMVATGGLLMLWFAYGAVRDASGFSSAEASGAESRGFRKALVLALTNPYQVVFWLTVGIGLLRPGTVDVLSSLPSVGTDTTGLLVVRTGHPALLVGLFGGIALWITGFPAAIVLARRRVEALAPAVAWASAAVLAVTGVLFLGQAVVQ; encoded by the coding sequence ATGCATCCCTATGTTCCCCTCCAGTCGGCGGGTCCGCTCGGGCTCCTCCCGACGGTCGTTGGCGGTGTCGTCTTCGGCCTCGCACTGGCGGCACCGCCGGGACCGATGAACGCCGTCATCGCCGAGGAGAGCGCTGTTCGCGGGTGGCGAGCGGGGCTGTTTGCCGGGCTGGGTGCGATGGTGGCCGACCTGTGCTTCCTCCTCCTCTCGCTCGTCGGTGTCGCCACAGTAGTGACCGAGACGCCCGGACTCCATCGGCTGATGGTGGCGACTGGCGGCCTGTTGATGCTCTGGTTCGCCTACGGCGCCGTCCGGGACGCGAGCGGGTTCTCGTCGGCCGAGGCGTCCGGGGCGGAGAGCCGTGGCTTCCGGAAAGCGCTCGTGTTGGCCCTCACGAACCCTTACCAGGTGGTGTTCTGGCTCACTGTCGGCATCGGGCTCCTCCGGCCGGGAACGGTAGACGTGCTGTCGTCACTGCCCTCCGTCGGGACCGACACCACGGGCCTGCTCGTCGTCCGGACGGGCCATCCGGCCTTGCTCGTCGGGCTGTTCGGTGGTATCGCGCTCTGGATAACGGGCTTTCCGGCGGCTATCGTGCTGGCACGCCGGCGCGTCGAGGCGCTGGCGCCGGCCGTGGCGTGGGCGAGCGCCGCGGTGCTCGCCGTGACCGGTGTGCTCTTTCTCGGTCAGGCCGTGGTGCAGTAG